aaaaataaacagaacatttctccatattgtgtatgaaatgtcagttactcaatattaatttcttgtctATAGAATtgctgtataaaagcaatataacAATCGTGCGGTTCTGAATTCTTATTCTTGCTcgtgcgatattgcttaattagAAACTGTTTAGCTCTCACTCTCTAACTCTTGTTATTAccatgttttatatttagaaatgaAAGAACAGTAATTTAATACTCTACAGAGCAAACAGAATAATTTATACACACAGCTaaccaatttttttaaaaaaaactcttatGTTTTATGTTACCTTGCTGTGGTGGAACTCTTCCAACTGCTTCTGTGAATTCTCCAGATCCTGGATGAGTGCATTCTAGAAattaaaattaaagaaaaagtgACAACAGATGCTGAGTGGGATATCATTcttaaatgttgtaaatgtgGGTATGAAAGCTATATTGTAATAAAAGGGAAAGTTATAAAGCTATATTACTTCAAATTAATTCCACTTCTCCCTGCAACTAAACTAAACTCtcataaacacatttacaaGAAGCGTTAGAGCTagtttgttcatgtttctgCACTCTGAAGGAAATGCCATGTGGGTCAGGAATCTGTTACAGCATGTTCTTTATGCTAATAAAGAGCTAATAAACCATATAGAGACTTGATGTAGTCATGATACAGGGGTTAAAGTTAAAGTAgggtggaaaatacttgagCAATTGTACTTCGTTACTATACAGTATTTAAGTATGAATTTGCTGTATATCTACTTCACTTGAGTATAATTGTAATTGaatactactactcttacttaattacattttgAAGAACAAAAAGCTTTTTGctccttacatttttatttagacctttAAAGTACTTGTTACAAATCTCAAAGGTTTTGtcttctctcatccagccaCACAAATTATCAATCAAATGGGCACAGTTTAGAATCAAATCATTTCAGTTTGGCAATTAAGAATCGTATCAATTTGTCATTTGCGATgaccttctcatgctacacaatgcATTTAATGTGCTACAGTTATCTGTGTCCATCTGAAGATGGATAAACCTCTACACTGCAGTGTCGTCCTTGAGGATGAAAACCCCactacctcagtaaaatgtttcaatatgctgGAGTAAGCAAAGACTCATATAAAATGAGGTCTCACTTTTGCCTGCCTAAAAGGCAAGAACtccatttaatttgaaaaaagcATTCTGAAGTAAgttttgctaatttgctaacattaacttGCTATATTTAACTAAAGtagcctgttttctttgctaatgccagaTTAGAGTAGCATTGATTTGAGTAACTAATATAAATTTCCTATGCAGTAAATAAAATTCCAGCCAATAGTAAACAGTGGTTATTTTACTAGttattttacttctgattaattcattagcaaACTACTACGTGTAGCGTTAGTCATGCATATGACGTTTTCAGGCGGGTTTCAAAATGGGTTAGTTGcttaaaaatgaaaatctgattcTAAGAGATTTAGATCATTTAGTGTTAAAAGTTCTTTTCCTCATGACATTTCATTagtaaaacatttactttttaatacttgtgtacatttaaaagtatcttttatttagcttttacttgagtacattttgtacattttggcTGGATCATTCCACTTTTTATGTGACACATTATCTATACTTTCAGTTTAATGTACTTTTTCCTCAGTACTTTTTCCACCCCTGGTGACAAGCTTTTATGGACAGTAAAAGATTTTTAATGGACTGAGGGGTGGTGGAGGCAAAAACAAGCATGTCAGAATGTTGTGAGATGTAAGGGAAAGTTACGACTATGTGGAGCCGACGTTCACATGGTTAAAATGTGCTTGTGTTTATGTGTAAATACTTCAATATTTTAATGggctacactgtaaaaaaaaatgtactgtaaattttacagtaatttactaAAGTACTGcaaaaattacaataaacaaCTATAAACATATTTGCTGTATACTGTAATTCCCATCTGTATATAGTGTAATACATGATCCAGTACAACTTGATGCAGGATACAATTgagctgaaggttaagggtcttgaTCAAGGACCCAACCATGGCAAGTAGTTTTGAACacatgaccttctgatctgCAAACCAAGGTCCTAACTGAGCCACCTCAACTAGCTCAAATAATTTGCATAGATTCAATCACTTCTACCACTGAATTAACCCACACTAAAAGATTGCATTGATTCACTGCAAGCTGGTTGAGATAGTTGTGGTGGCTCAGGTGTTAAGGCTTTGAGTTacagatcagaaggtcatgtATTTAATTCTGAGCACTGCCAAAGAGCCATGATTGGGCCCTTGTGCAAGACGCTTAACCTTCAGTTTAGTTGTCTCCTGCATGAATTGTaggattttttaatttatttttttaaagcctcaGCCAGATGAGCAAATATACTGGATCATgtgttatgttatattatgcAAGATATCACAGTACTTGTAACAgtaactgtaaatatttttacagttGTTAACTGTAACAGTGTAATGAGCAATAAATGAATGTTCACTGAGCAATAAATTTTGCATTACCTGATACTTTGAAATCTAAATGGATCTGTGCTGACTCGTTTGAtttgtcattatttttattatatgacTCATTTCATTTTAACTACCTCTATTATATGGTTTTAACTTATTCTTATTCACTCATATTTGGTTGCACAGTGCTGTGTGCATATATGAATAAACATATACTGCTGTGTgcttctatatacagtataaacgtgtgtgggtgtgtttcaACCTTATCCTCCAGGGCAGCCATTCGTTCTTTCAAGTGGAGCTGCAGGCGTTCATTAGATTCAGTGAGCAGGCGGTCCACTGTATCTGAGAGACGCCTGTTGTGTTCCTCATTCATTTTCTCCCTTTGACGAGCCTAATAGAAAAAGAGAGGGGATACAACAAGTAGTCATGAGAAGATAAGATTATATTATGCAACCAGTAGATGGCAGGCCTTTTCATTCAAGAACAtaggtggaatttttttttttaagtgtgcttccagcttttgtgtaaatgtaaatggacaAAAGAAGTTCCTCAGATATTAAAACCAGTAATCAGAAATTCTTTGAGAGTCCCTTTTTGGCCTGGTATAAGAACCCTTTAACATCTCATAAGCAGTCCGGCAGTTGGACATCTGAGAAGCCAGCTTGTGGAAATTGAGATAAATATTCAGGTAAAGAAATTGTAAGAAGAATAAGTTTGGGAGGAAAAAACAGATCTCCAGTGCTTCCTAAATTTCACTGTTTTCCtatggttgctatggtgataAAATTCTTGAACGTGTGAACAGTGCACCGTAGACTGGCAACATTATTACTTCTTGGTAATCTCAGACTTCTGAAACCTTTGTATTTGTATGTACTTAAACATCCAATTCTCtcatacatgtatacacacaattGCACACTCTCCAAGGACAAACCCACATGTGCACGTCACTCACTCGGCTCAGCTCCTGGTTCTTCTCCTCCAACTGTGACTCTAATTGTCGAAGACGCTCTTCAATGTTTCCATGTCGTTCCTCTGCCTGCAAAATTGAATGTCTCTAGTAAAAAAGAGCAGTAGTAATGCTAGTAATGTTGCATTTTCATATTGCAAAAGCTGCCTAATGTTTATTATGGTTTATGATTGTATGTTAATGTGGAAAGCTCAAATTTAAAGAATGAATTTATGCTTTTGACATGGGAAGAACAAACAATGCACTCGCTGTTCTAGTGCTTAAAATCTTGAGAGTGCTCGGCAGAAATATGGCTATTGACTGAGGCTGACTAGCACTCTGTCCTTATCTAGCTAGCACTCAGATGTTTTTATACAAACAAGCCAGAATAGCAatagaaatgagacaaaactaaTAGCAAGatcaacatttccctcagatgtgCTGGTAAATTACTAGAAAAAGATCAAAGTTCTCTGGCATATTGAGTAATATCAATACGCTTAGAACAGAACCATAGCAAACAGAATTATGGCGTCACCTTCAACAATGTTGATGTGAAATTTGGCCAAAATTAGGGAACCACCACTAGGCACAATAATAACATGGTGCATGTTGCATATTACACAGAACACTGCACCTGGAACATCTCAGTAAAATCACCTGAtgaaactgctgtatggtcagAAGCACAAAAGCAGTCATAGTAAGCTGTTTTAAATTACAAAATCAAAAGCAACTGCAAAAAAGTCAAATGAGTTGTGTttcctttaaaagaaaaaaaagtcagacaAGTGGAGCAGCTCCTGTGTATACTCCACAGAGAGAAAATGCTACTTTCCTGTTTTTATCAATGCCTCAAAGATTAAGCAGTTGGGGGGGATGTGTGACTTGCCTTGGTGAGGGCAGCCACTCTCTGAGCCAGTTCAGCCTCCACCTCTGGCAGTGTTTCGGCCTTCCTCATGGTCTGCTGTAGCCTCTGTTCAGCCAGCTCCAATAGCTCCTGCAAATGACGCACCTTCTCCTCGctctgaaaaacacacagatttaGACTTAGATTATGAATCCTGGATTCATCCCAATAAAGCACATACAGAGTTTACATACTTGCACCCTGTctctacacaccacacattacaGAAGACTTCACTATGGGAAATCGATAGGGTGGAAACTAATCAGACACAAAATTGAAACAAAACAGGTCAACACAATCAGGCAACAAACCAATGACAATGCTAGAGATACAGCAGAAAACCAAAAGAAATATGGTGTCTGTTGCCATGAGAACTGTGATGCGAAGGGAGAAACTGTGACAATCAGCCTGAGACATGGCTATGGAATAATGTACACAGGTATatttgaagagaaaaaaaaatcctacacaTTTCCATTGTAAGTATTCATGTGCCAGTATTAACATTTAATATCTTAGTAACATTTTCCCATAATATGCATTAGAGATATTTCTATATTTGAAAACCTCTTTACATATACCTGTTCTCACATCATTTTTAACTTGGTAGGATAAAACCGAATATTGTCACTCGTAGTTAGTGATTTTTACTTCTGTAAAGCATTGCTGAGATTTTACTAGAAAAGAAATTTAATTATTGCTATATGACAATGTGGTGGACTTGACCTGTCGATGGAGCGAGTCCTTGGTGGCCAGCTCGTTCTCCAGTTTGTCATTCAGGTCATGGATGGATGTTGTTTCACGTTGTGCGGCCAGGTAGCGCTTCTCCAGTGTGGTGATTCGCTCCTCCATATCCTCCTTCTGTGCCATCGCCTGTTGAACAGGCATATAGTAAGAGcgaaacacactccaaaaatacAAGACTTTATAAATGCATAGAGGACATcgaatgttaaaatatttttcaacTTTCAATACGGTATACTTTATAGGGACAGCTGGCTGCATTTCATTGCAACTGCATTGAAAACattgcttataccacagcgctgttgaattcttgaatatgatcggtcaggtgttgattaatttactgtaacagcagctctgacagtagtgctgattgcaaggtttatattaatgtgctcgttctaata
This window of the Ictalurus furcatus strain D&B chromosome 21, Billie_1.0, whole genome shotgun sequence genome carries:
- the LOC128624699 gene encoding liprin-alpha-4-like; the protein is MAQKEDMEERITTLEKRYLAAQRETTSIHDLNDKLENELATKDSLHRQSEEKVRHLQELLELAEQRLQQTMRKAETLPEVEAELAQRVAALTKASHTSPPTA